From the genome of Streptomyces sp. V2I9:
ACCCGGCGGCCGAACGGCCCGACGTCCTGCTGCTCCTCGGCGACCAGGTGTACGCGGACGAGACCTCCGCGGCGACCCGGCGCAGGCTTGCCGCCCGCCGGGACCTCGGTGAGCCGCCGGGCACGGAGATCGCGGACTACGAGGAGTACTCCTACCTCTACGACGAATCGTGGCGCGACCCCGAGGTCCGCTGGCTGCTCTCCACGGTCCCCAGCTGCATGATCTTCGACGACCACGACGTGATCGACGACTGGAACACCAGCGCCGCCTGGCAGCGGGACATGCGCGCCACCCCCTGGTGGCACGAGCGGATCGTCAGCGGCCTGATGTCGTACTGGGTCCACCAGCACCTGGGCAATCTCTCCCCCGCCGAACTGGCCGCCGACCCCGTGTACGCGGCCGTCAGGGCGGTGCCGGACGGCACCGAGGCGCTGCGCCGCTTCGCCGCCGGGACCGACGCGGACCCCACCCTCACCCGGTGGAGCTACCGACGTGCTTTCGGCCGAGTACGGCTGGTGATGGTCGACACCCGCGCGGCCCGCGTCCTGGCCGAGGGGCAGCGGGCGATGCTCGATCCCGAGGAGGCCGCCTGGCTGCGGGAAGCGGTCCTGGACGACCCCGCTTCGTATGACCATCTGCTCATCGGCAGCTCTCTGCCGTGGCTGCTGCCCCCGCTCATCCATGACGTGGAGCGCTGGAACGCCGCACTGTGCGCGGGCGTACGCGGGTCACGCTGGGCGCGCTTCGGCGAGAAGCTGCGCCGCGCCGCCGACCTGGAGCATTGGGCAGCCTTCCCGGAATCCTTCGACCGCTTCACGGAGTTGCTCCAGGAGGCCGGGAGCGGCCCGGACGCCCCGGCGACGGTGTGCGTCCTCTCGGGCGACGTGCACCACGCCTACATCACCGAGCCCCGATGGCCGAGGACCCGACCGGGACCCGATTCCGGCAGCTCCCCCGCGTCCGCCTCCGGCATCGACCCCCGCACCGATGCCGGCATCGCCGCCGGCAACGCCCCCGCCGCTCGCGTCCTCCAGTTGACCTGCTCCCCCGTGCACAACTCGGTTCCCCGGTCGATCCGGGCGGGCTTCCGTTTCGGCTGGAGCCGGGCGGGCCGGTGGATCGGGCGGGTGCTGACCCGCCACGGCCGTACGGGCGCGCCACCGGTGATCTGGGGCAGGACGGGCGGCCCCTGGTTCGGCAACCAGCTCATGACCCTGACCTTGCATGGCCGGAATTCTGCGCTGACATTGGTACAGGCCACAGCGACCCCTCAGGGAGCGCAGCTCGAAGCGGTTCTTGAGTGTTCACTCACCGCCGAGGGTGAGGCGATTTCCAGCCACTCGACAGAATGTTGAAGTTGCAAGCACTGCCCGGGTCTGCCTAATCTCGGGCTCCCGGCCGGTTCC
Proteins encoded in this window:
- a CDS encoding alkaline phosphatase D family protein yields the protein MAGLRLGPLLRYVDWESGSTATVWVEASRPCTVEVRCADGASGASPTFSVAGHHYALVVVTGLTPGSTTAYEVLLGSRRVWPPEDSRLPPSTITTPPAARPAPAAEHSAGSDASGAAGDPAAPSGVRATGGPTGPARDPAADGPGGVRVSFGSCRWAAAPAGGHDPVGPDALVTLAARLAADPAAERPDVLLLLGDQVYADETSAATRRRLAARRDLGEPPGTEIADYEEYSYLYDESWRDPEVRWLLSTVPSCMIFDDHDVIDDWNTSAAWQRDMRATPWWHERIVSGLMSYWVHQHLGNLSPAELAADPVYAAVRAVPDGTEALRRFAAGTDADPTLTRWSYRRAFGRVRLVMVDTRAARVLAEGQRAMLDPEEAAWLREAVLDDPASYDHLLIGSSLPWLLPPLIHDVERWNAALCAGVRGSRWARFGEKLRRAADLEHWAAFPESFDRFTELLQEAGSGPDAPATVCVLSGDVHHAYITEPRWPRTRPGPDSGSSPASASGIDPRTDAGIAAGNAPAARVLQLTCSPVHNSVPRSIRAGFRFGWSRAGRWIGRVLTRHGRTGAPPVIWGRTGGPWFGNQLMTLTLHGRNSALTLVQATATPQGAQLEAVLECSLTAEGEAISSHSTEC